In Vreelandella piezotolerans, one genomic interval encodes:
- a CDS encoding deoxyguanosinetriphosphate triphosphohydrolase: protein MTQMQWDQLLSPRRLHDKRTDSTREIGRSPFHKDHDRIVFSGSFRRLGRKTQVHPLTENDHIHTRLTHSLEVGCVGRSLGMIVGELLRDRLPDWITPADLGVIVQTACLGHDIGNPPFGHAGEYAIRDWFRRAQGSGLLDGLSEAEREDLLTYEGNAQGFRVITQIEYNQFNGGMRLSAATLGTLLKYPWTVRYGGRAGKFGCYQSEQALLTEVADAVGLLPQGEQRWCRHPLAWLVEAADDICYALLDLEDGLEMGILRYEEVVEILRQIAGEFPPEYAEMQRKNVSQRRRIALLRGAAMERAVNDVGAVFVQHEQALLSGTLSEDLLELCHPDLGWGVQSAKQLARERIFQNERKAKLEIGAYTTLGILLEAFIGAAHELHHTGHSSFKHQRVLALIGENTPLPSWTLYDSYRRMLDFIGGMTDHYAVDLAQEMGGRLRGD from the coding sequence ATGACACAAATGCAATGGGATCAATTACTTTCCCCTCGACGCCTTCACGATAAACGAACAGACAGCACCCGAGAAATTGGGCGCAGCCCCTTTCATAAAGATCATGATCGCATTGTTTTTTCCGGCTCTTTCCGACGCTTGGGCCGTAAAACCCAGGTTCATCCTCTGACGGAAAATGATCATATCCACACGCGTTTGACTCACTCCCTCGAAGTTGGCTGCGTTGGCCGTTCGCTGGGGATGATCGTCGGTGAACTACTGCGTGACCGTCTCCCCGACTGGATAACGCCTGCCGATCTTGGTGTCATCGTGCAAACCGCGTGCCTTGGGCACGACATTGGTAACCCGCCCTTTGGTCACGCCGGTGAGTACGCTATCCGCGACTGGTTCCGTCGCGCCCAAGGAAGCGGGCTTCTGGATGGTCTGTCCGAGGCCGAGCGTGAAGACCTGTTGACCTATGAAGGCAATGCACAAGGCTTTCGGGTGATTACCCAGATCGAGTACAACCAGTTCAACGGTGGCATGCGCCTATCGGCCGCCACCTTGGGCACACTGCTGAAGTATCCATGGACGGTGCGCTATGGCGGGCGAGCGGGTAAGTTTGGCTGCTATCAGTCCGAACAGGCGCTGTTAACCGAGGTAGCAGATGCGGTTGGGTTACTTCCTCAAGGGGAGCAGCGCTGGTGTCGCCACCCGTTGGCTTGGCTTGTCGAAGCGGCAGATGATATTTGCTACGCCTTGCTAGACCTGGAAGACGGTCTGGAGATGGGCATTTTGCGTTACGAGGAAGTGGTCGAGATTCTGCGCCAAATTGCCGGTGAGTTCCCGCCGGAGTATGCCGAGATGCAGCGTAAAAATGTCTCGCAACGCCGCCGTATTGCCTTGCTCAGGGGCGCTGCCATGGAGCGGGCTGTGAATGATGTAGGTGCGGTATTCGTGCAGCATGAGCAGGCGCTACTCAGCGGTACCCTCAGCGAAGATCTGTTAGAGCTGTGTCACCCGGATTTGGGCTGGGGGGTGCAGTCGGCCAAGCAGCTGGCTCGTGAGCGGATATTTCAAAATGAGCGTAAGGCAAAGCTGGAAATTGGTGCCTACACCACGCTGGGAATTTTGTTGGAAGCCTTTATCGGCGCGGCTCATGAGTTGCATCACACGGGCCACAGCTCTTTCAAACACCAGCGGGTACTGGCACTGATCGGTGAGAACACGCCACTGCCGTCATGGACGCTCTATGACAGCTACCGTCGCATGCTGGACTTCATTGGGGGGATGACCGACCACTATGCAGTCGATCTTGCTCAGGAGATGGGCGGGCGGCTGCGCGGCGATTGA
- the gpmI gene encoding 2,3-bisphosphoglycerate-independent phosphoglycerate mutase: MASSAPRPVALIILDGYGHNPDSAHNAVAAANTPVMDALWANRPHAFVHTDGRHVGLPDGQMGNSEVGHMNLGAGRIVYQDFTRITKAIEEGDLDTNEVLTKPIDDAVANGRAVHLLGLLSPGGVHSHEDHFIALAELAARRGAQRIYVHAFLDGRDMPPQSALASIERANARLSELVGADNGFVASIIGRFFAMDRDNRWERVEQAYRLLTDGHAEYTATSAESGLRDAYERGETDEFVAATSVPVNGHAVTLHDGDAAIFMNFRSDRARELTRAFTESGFTGFERQARPTLAGDGLVMMTQYAADIDAPAAFPPTDLTDTLGEVVAKRGLTQLRIAETEKYPHVTFFFSGGNEAEYEGEERILVPSPRDVKTYDEKPEMSAFEITDKLVEAIDSGRFDLMVCNYANGDMVGHTGDFDAAVKAIETVDICVGRVVEAIERAGGACLITADHGNAEQMVHPDTGAPQTAHTTFVVPLVYVGERAAELDDGRLCDLAPTLLTMMDQPQPEAMTGKPLLRFT; encoded by the coding sequence ATGGCATCATCTGCACCGCGCCCCGTGGCGCTGATCATCCTAGACGGCTACGGCCACAACCCCGATAGCGCTCATAACGCCGTGGCAGCGGCCAACACACCGGTGATGGACGCACTGTGGGCCAACCGTCCCCACGCCTTCGTGCATACCGATGGCCGCCATGTCGGGCTCCCCGACGGGCAGATGGGTAATTCCGAAGTCGGCCATATGAACTTGGGGGCCGGACGCATCGTTTACCAGGACTTCACCCGCATCACCAAAGCCATCGAAGAGGGCGACCTGGACACCAACGAGGTGCTCACCAAGCCGATCGACGACGCCGTTGCCAATGGCCGCGCCGTGCATCTGCTCGGCTTGCTCTCACCAGGCGGCGTGCACAGCCACGAAGATCACTTCATCGCCCTGGCCGAGCTGGCAGCGCGGCGCGGTGCCCAGCGCATCTACGTGCACGCCTTTCTAGACGGTCGCGACATGCCCCCACAGAGCGCGTTGGCGTCCATCGAGCGCGCCAACGCACGGTTATCCGAACTCGTCGGCGCCGATAACGGTTTTGTCGCCTCCATCATTGGACGCTTCTTCGCCATGGACCGCGACAACCGCTGGGAGCGCGTCGAGCAAGCCTACCGGTTGCTCACCGACGGCCACGCGGAGTACACGGCCACCAGCGCGGAAAGCGGCTTGCGTGATGCTTACGAGCGCGGTGAAACCGACGAATTCGTGGCCGCAACCAGCGTGCCGGTCAACGGTCATGCCGTGACGTTACACGATGGCGACGCGGCGATCTTTATGAATTTTCGCTCCGACCGCGCCCGCGAACTCACGCGCGCCTTTACCGAATCGGGGTTTACCGGCTTCGAACGTCAGGCACGCCCAACGCTGGCAGGCGATGGTTTGGTGATGATGACCCAGTATGCCGCCGACATCGATGCGCCTGCCGCGTTTCCGCCCACCGATCTCACCGATACGCTGGGTGAGGTAGTGGCCAAGCGCGGCCTCACTCAGTTACGCATTGCGGAAACGGAGAAGTACCCCCACGTAACGTTCTTCTTCTCTGGCGGTAACGAGGCCGAGTACGAAGGGGAAGAGCGCATTTTGGTGCCCTCCCCTCGCGACGTCAAAACCTACGACGAAAAGCCCGAAATGAGTGCGTTCGAGATCACCGACAAGCTCGTTGAAGCGATCGATAGCGGCCGTTTCGATCTCATGGTGTGTAACTACGCCAACGGCGACATGGTCGGCCACACCGGGGATTTCGATGCCGCCGTGAAAGCGATCGAGACCGTCGACATTTGCGTTGGTCGCGTGGTGGAGGCCATCGAGCGCGCAGGCGGTGCCTGCCTGATTACCGCCGATCACGGCAATGCCGAACAGATGGTCCACCCGGACACCGGCGCCCCACAAACCGCACACACCACCTTCGTGGTGCCTCTGGTATACGTGGGTGAGCGGGCGGCAGAGCTCGACGACGGCCGCCTGTGCGACCTGGCCCCCACGCTGCTGACCATGATGGACCAGCCGCAGCCTGAGGCGATGACGGGCAAGCCGCTGCTGCGTTTTACCTAA
- a CDS encoding nuclease-related domain-containing protein: MVWLEYLLPLIFLFPMAAMGGIVLALRSLHDARVHSPFDAPLREPGQALRHRLDQAFSSLFLNGTLGPLVSLAPLVYGMGRMLFVDKQDWVEWALYGLLSTLLVLAFSLLLVRDYQRIRRLKLGLACELAVGQELERLVRPEAHPYYVFHDVPTDSFTIDHVVVTPHGVFVVETRARALAIGSDGKELNCVAVERERLRFPHWQERRPLHKTRQGVSWLSQWLERRCGVPVPVKGVLVLPGWEIDTSEASPDILVVSGEQLARQLTELTPGQMSDAIHDKVIHILLERARLMELKHLRQPSV, encoded by the coding sequence ATGGTTTGGTTGGAATACCTGCTACCGCTGATCTTTTTGTTTCCCATGGCAGCCATGGGCGGCATCGTATTAGCCCTGCGTAGCCTTCACGATGCCCGCGTTCACTCCCCTTTCGATGCACCGCTGCGCGAACCGGGCCAAGCGCTGCGTCACAGGCTCGATCAAGCCTTTTCCAGCTTGTTTCTTAACGGTACATTGGGGCCCTTGGTCAGCCTTGCACCGCTCGTCTATGGTATGGGACGGATGCTCTTCGTCGATAAACAGGACTGGGTCGAATGGGCGCTATATGGGCTGCTGAGCACGCTCTTGGTGCTGGCATTTTCACTGCTGCTAGTGCGTGACTATCAGCGCATTCGCCGCTTGAAGCTCGGTCTTGCCTGCGAACTTGCCGTGGGTCAAGAGCTGGAGCGTTTAGTACGTCCCGAGGCGCATCCCTATTACGTCTTTCACGACGTTCCCACGGATAGCTTTACCATCGACCATGTCGTGGTCACGCCCCATGGCGTGTTCGTCGTGGAAACTCGCGCAAGGGCACTGGCCATTGGCAGCGATGGCAAAGAGCTGAACTGCGTCGCAGTCGAGCGTGAGCGACTGCGCTTCCCCCATTGGCAGGAGCGGCGACCCCTACATAAAACGCGCCAGGGCGTTAGCTGGCTCAGCCAGTGGCTCGAACGGCGTTGCGGCGTGCCCGTACCGGTAAAAGGCGTTCTGGTGCTGCCGGGCTGGGAGATCGACACCAGCGAGGCCTCACCGGACATTCTGGTCGTTAGCGGAGAACAGCTGGCACGCCAGCTGACGGAGCTCACGCCTGGGCAAATGAGCGATGCCATTCATGACAAGGTTATCCATATTTTGCTAGAGCGGGCACGGCTGATGGAACTCAAACACCTTCGCCAGCCATCCGTGTGA
- a CDS encoding CvfB family protein — protein MVRESHATPRSVSDASAQLGDVAYLTVTAVNSTGAFLRWGQPKDVLLPYSEQRFRPDPGKRVLVMLYSDDQGRPVATMRLDRFLTDDAWALEKGDEVDLVVADRTDLGMKVVVNHRYWGLIYQDDITQPLRRGQSLKGFVKQRREDGRVDISLLPPGAARLDVVGDKVLKALRESGGYLPLGDKSSAHDIKTRLGVSKSAYKQAIGRLYKQQLITLAPDAIRLVPGALSDTSDQ, from the coding sequence ATGGTCCGTGAATCACACGCCACCCCTCGATCTGTCAGCGATGCGTCGGCCCAGCTGGGCGATGTGGCCTATTTAACCGTGACGGCGGTGAATAGTACCGGAGCCTTTTTGCGCTGGGGGCAGCCCAAAGACGTGCTGCTGCCTTACAGCGAACAGCGTTTTCGCCCCGACCCTGGCAAGCGGGTGTTGGTGATGCTGTACAGTGACGATCAGGGGCGCCCGGTCGCTACCATGCGCCTCGATCGTTTTCTGACGGATGACGCCTGGGCGTTAGAGAAGGGCGACGAAGTCGATTTGGTAGTGGCCGACCGCACGGACCTAGGCATGAAAGTGGTGGTCAATCACCGCTATTGGGGTTTGATCTATCAGGACGACATTACCCAGCCGCTGCGTCGTGGGCAGTCGCTAAAAGGCTTTGTGAAACAGCGCCGCGAGGATGGTCGCGTGGATATCTCGCTGCTACCGCCCGGCGCGGCACGCCTGGACGTCGTGGGGGATAAAGTGCTGAAGGCGCTGCGCGAAAGCGGCGGCTATTTACCGTTAGGTGATAAAAGTTCGGCGCACGATATCAAAACGCGACTGGGCGTGAGCAAAAGCGCGTATAAACAGGCGATTGGCCGACTCTATAAACAGCAGTTGATCACCCTGGCGCCGGATGCGATCCGCCTGGTACCCGGTGCGCTCTCCGATACGTCGGATCAATAG
- the pyrB gene encoding aspartate carbamoyltransferase, whose protein sequence is MSQHLLTVDSLNRDSVDHLLRVAARMEPIASRRQVTRVLEGAVLGNLFFEASTRTRVSFNAAFCRLGGSVCDTTGFTFSSMAKGESLYDTSRVMSGYCDAIVMRHPDQGSVAEFAAATHVPVINGGDGPGEHPSQALLDLYTIDKEFQRLGKRLSGAHILLTGDLKYGRTVHSLIKLLSLYDPLRITLVSPPGLEMPTHLIDLVTSRGHRVEQRDSLASDFSDLDVVYTTRIQKERFTDEMNESFQGLSDDFMVNRDFLDQRCSQSTIVMHPLPRDSRPGANDLNVDLNGDPRLAIFRQTDNGIPMRMAIFATLLKVDELIEKDLRPVRWFVPSQTGTLDR, encoded by the coding sequence ATGAGCCAGCACCTATTAACTGTCGATTCATTAAACCGCGATAGCGTCGATCACCTATTGCGCGTAGCAGCTCGCATGGAGCCGATTGCGAGTCGCCGTCAGGTGACGCGGGTGCTGGAAGGAGCGGTTCTGGGCAATTTGTTTTTCGAGGCGAGCACCCGTACGCGGGTGAGCTTCAATGCCGCCTTCTGCCGACTGGGGGGAAGCGTATGCGACACCACGGGCTTTACCTTCTCGTCCATGGCGAAAGGCGAGTCGCTGTACGACACCAGCCGCGTCATGAGCGGTTACTGCGATGCCATCGTCATGCGTCACCCTGACCAAGGGTCGGTCGCCGAATTTGCTGCGGCAACTCACGTTCCGGTCATCAACGGTGGCGACGGCCCAGGCGAACATCCCAGTCAGGCACTGTTGGATCTCTATACGATCGATAAGGAGTTTCAGCGGTTGGGCAAGCGCTTGAGCGGGGCACACATTCTGTTGACCGGTGATTTGAAGTACGGGCGTACGGTGCATTCGCTCATCAAGCTGCTGTCGCTCTATGACCCGCTGCGCATAACGCTGGTGTCCCCACCGGGGTTGGAGATGCCCACCCATCTGATCGATCTAGTGACGTCGCGCGGTCACCGCGTCGAACAGCGGGACTCGCTGGCCAGCGATTTCAGCGACCTGGACGTGGTGTACACCACACGTATTCAGAAGGAGCGTTTTACCGATGAGATGAACGAGAGCTTCCAGGGGCTCTCCGATGACTTCATGGTCAATCGTGATTTTCTTGACCAGCGTTGCAGCCAAAGCACGATCGTGATGCACCCGTTGCCCCGTGATAGCCGCCCGGGCGCCAACGACTTGAACGTCGATTTGAACGGCGACCCTCGGCTGGCGATTTTCCGCCAAACCGATAACGGTATTCCCATGCGGATGGCGATCTTTGCCACGCTGCTAAAAGTAGACGAGTTGATTGAAAAGGATCTGCGGCCCGTGCGTTGGTTTGTGCCATCACAAACCGGCACGCTGGACCGCTAA
- a CDS encoding rhodanese-like domain-containing protein, with translation MIDQLFEFVMNHPLLVGAFLLVLIAWIVYETRSAASNAVSSTQATQLINREDAVVLDIRESKDFKAGHIAGARNIPQSSLDSRMSELDKVKSQPIIVVCKHGQSSGAAQAKLAKAGFERAMKLRGGMAQWQADGLPVVKK, from the coding sequence ATGATCGATCAGCTGTTCGAATTCGTAATGAACCACCCCCTCCTCGTGGGGGCATTTTTGCTGGTGCTCATAGCGTGGATCGTTTATGAAACGCGCAGCGCCGCTTCGAATGCGGTGTCCTCCACGCAGGCCACTCAGCTCATCAACCGTGAAGATGCGGTAGTGCTGGACATTCGTGAGAGCAAAGACTTCAAAGCCGGGCATATCGCTGGCGCTCGCAATATTCCCCAAAGCAGCCTCGACAGCCGCATGAGCGAGCTGGATAAAGTGAAAAGCCAGCCAATCATCGTGGTGTGCAAGCATGGCCAAAGCTCTGGCGCTGCCCAAGCGAAGCTCGCCAAAGCCGGATTCGAGCGGGCGATGAAGCTGCGTGGTGGCATGGCGCAGTGGCAGGCGGATGGCCTCCCGGTGGTCAAGAAGTAA
- a CDS encoding murein hydrolase activator EnvC family protein, translating to MPMWRPLALAALLLALSQQPALAQQNERAAREQLDALGQEIDAMAERLSATGQARDSAQRELQAVETELAETHQRLDQLQAERRQLNDETTQLRQHRERLQSERESQYQALGQQLAALYRLGPTPQLKLLLNQSDPAELDRMQAYLNRLTQARQQRLTDIARLDTALADTERALAERQARLDTLANELETQSALLAERTEARRGVVETLDDRYGSEADRLADLNQSREQAEQQLRAIQAELARMAEPTPTTHITRTQGDLPWPVQGSITASFQRRNGVHYNGIVIQASEGTAVTAVHSGRVVFADWMRGFGNLLIIDHGDQIMTLYAHLQQFSARPGQQVSRGDAIGRVGNSGGQSRPALYFEVRRGGEPINPQRWIARR from the coding sequence ATGCCCATGTGGCGACCACTCGCCCTCGCCGCTCTGCTGCTGGCCTTGAGCCAGCAGCCCGCCTTGGCGCAGCAGAACGAACGCGCCGCCCGGGAGCAACTCGACGCGCTCGGGCAGGAGATCGACGCCATGGCCGAGCGGCTCAGCGCGACCGGTCAAGCCCGCGATAGCGCTCAACGCGAGCTGCAGGCCGTGGAAACCGAGCTCGCCGAGACGCACCAGCGGCTGGATCAACTTCAGGCCGAGCGGCGTCAACTCAACGATGAAACTACTCAATTACGCCAACATCGCGAACGCTTGCAGAGCGAACGGGAGTCTCAGTATCAGGCGCTCGGTCAGCAGCTCGCCGCGCTCTACCGGTTAGGGCCGACGCCCCAACTCAAGCTGCTGCTCAATCAAAGCGACCCTGCCGAACTGGACCGCATGCAGGCCTACTTGAATCGGCTGACGCAGGCGCGCCAGCAGCGTCTCACCGATATTGCGCGGCTGGACACGGCGCTTGCCGATACCGAACGGGCACTGGCGGAGCGCCAAGCGCGTTTGGATACGTTGGCGAACGAGCTGGAAACCCAAAGCGCTCTGCTCGCCGAGCGCACCGAAGCGCGCCGTGGCGTGGTGGAGACGCTGGATGACCGCTACGGGAGCGAGGCGGACCGACTGGCCGACCTGAACCAGAGTCGCGAACAGGCCGAGCAACAGCTCCGCGCGATTCAGGCCGAACTGGCCCGCATGGCAGAGCCCACGCCCACCACGCACATCACCCGCACGCAAGGGGATTTGCCTTGGCCCGTGCAAGGCAGCATCACCGCCAGCTTTCAGCGGCGGAACGGGGTTCACTACAACGGCATCGTGATTCAGGCCAGCGAAGGCACGGCGGTCACGGCGGTTCATTCGGGCCGTGTGGTGTTTGCCGACTGGATGCGAGGGTTCGGTAACTTATTGATCATCGACCACGGCGATCAGATCATGACGCTGTATGCGCACCTGCAACAGTTCAGCGCCCGTCCCGGTCAACAGGTGAGTCGTGGCGATGCCATAGGCCGAGTGGGCAATAGTGGAGGACAATCCCGACCCGCCCTCTATTTCGAAGTGCGACGAGGCGGAGAACCTATTAATCCGCAACGTTGGATTGCGCGCCGTTGA
- the secB gene encoding protein-export chaperone SecB, protein MAEDNNTPQAGAAEGEKPQLKFSLQRIYVKDISFEAPNSPSVFKQAFKPKVNLDLNTTSQKVADDQYEVVVKVTAQVNDSETGTTSFLAEVEQAGLFRIAGIEGAQLDQTLGAFCPNLLFPYARECVDNLVNRGGFPPLMLAPVNFEAMYAQRKQREAQQASQAAENTH, encoded by the coding sequence ATGGCGGAAGATAACAACACCCCGCAGGCAGGCGCCGCAGAAGGCGAAAAACCTCAGCTGAAATTCTCGTTACAGCGTATCTATGTGAAAGACATCTCTTTCGAAGCGCCGAACTCTCCCTCCGTGTTCAAGCAAGCGTTCAAGCCCAAGGTCAACCTGGACCTCAACACCACCAGCCAGAAAGTGGCCGACGACCAGTACGAAGTCGTGGTGAAAGTGACCGCGCAGGTCAACGACAGCGAAACCGGCACGACCTCGTTCTTGGCGGAAGTCGAGCAGGCGGGCCTGTTCCGTATTGCGGGTATCGAAGGCGCGCAGCTCGATCAGACATTGGGTGCGTTCTGCCCCAATCTGCTGTTCCCGTATGCCCGTGAGTGCGTCGATAACCTGGTCAACCGTGGCGGTTTCCCGCCGCTGATGCTGGCACCGGTCAACTTCGAAGCCATGTATGCCCAGCGCAAGCAGCGCGAAGCGCAGCAGGCTAGCCAAGCGGCTGAGAACACGCACTAA
- the gshB gene encoding glutathione synthase: protein MSQSTLHLGVVMDPISDIAYKKDTTLAMLWAAQERGYTLHYMEQEDLFLQAGQAYARMRPLTVHRNPEHWYDLGEATQRPLAELDVVLMRKDPPVDAEFINAVHLLGFAEREGVLIVNPTAALLQCNEKLFAQQFPQCCAPTVVASRDDVLRAFHAEHGDVIFKPLDGMGGTGIFHIGPEGRNIGAVIEQLTLRGQRQIMAQRYLPAIKDGDTRILLVDGEPVPFGLARIPSAGETRGNLAAGGRGVSRELTERDHWLIQQVQPMIREKGLMFVGLDVIGDYITEINVTSPTCVREIDDQRGTDIAGMLLDAIERRLA from the coding sequence ATGAGCCAATCAACGTTGCACCTCGGTGTGGTGATGGATCCCATCAGCGACATCGCGTACAAGAAAGACACTACCTTGGCCATGCTGTGGGCTGCCCAAGAGCGTGGCTACACGCTTCACTATATGGAGCAGGAGGATCTTTTCTTGCAAGCGGGCCAGGCCTATGCGCGGATGCGCCCTCTCACAGTGCACCGAAACCCCGAACACTGGTACGACCTAGGCGAGGCGACTCAACGCCCGCTGGCCGAACTGGACGTAGTGCTGATGCGGAAAGACCCGCCGGTGGATGCCGAATTCATCAACGCGGTGCATCTGCTGGGCTTTGCCGAGCGTGAGGGCGTGTTGATCGTCAATCCCACGGCAGCCCTGCTACAGTGTAACGAGAAGCTCTTTGCCCAGCAGTTTCCCCAGTGCTGCGCGCCGACGGTCGTCGCCAGCCGCGATGACGTGCTGCGCGCTTTCCATGCCGAGCATGGCGATGTGATCTTCAAGCCGCTCGATGGCATGGGGGGTACAGGAATTTTTCATATCGGCCCCGAGGGCCGCAACATTGGCGCGGTGATCGAGCAGCTGACGCTGCGCGGTCAGCGTCAAATCATGGCCCAGCGCTATCTGCCGGCCATAAAGGATGGCGATACGCGGATTCTCTTGGTCGATGGGGAACCGGTGCCGTTTGGCCTTGCGCGCATTCCCTCGGCGGGCGAAACCCGCGGCAACCTGGCTGCCGGCGGGCGCGGCGTGAGTCGCGAACTGACCGAACGCGACCACTGGTTGATTCAGCAGGTGCAGCCGATGATTCGCGAGAAAGGACTGATGTTCGTCGGTTTGGACGTGATTGGCGACTATATCACCGAAATCAACGTGACGAGCCCTACCTGTGTTCGTGAAATCGACGACCAGCGCGGCACCGACATTGCCGGAATGCTGCTGGACGCGATCGAGCGTCGCTTGGCTTAA
- a CDS encoding 16S rRNA (uracil(1498)-N(3))-methyltransferase: MSDTLTAADWQARHGKMPRLYVPAELLAGTTLALPDGPAKHVTRVLRMGEGAPLIVFDGRGQEAGVRLAEVSRKQTTVTVEAVWAGSGESPLAVHLGQAISKGDRMDYAIQKAVELGVAAITPLYTERGDVRLKGDREEKKLAHWQAVAASACEQSGRAVVPPVHPPQTLGEWLAERQEPLRLMLHLATGNGFAQSECPASAALLIGPEGGLSEADIQAATASHFMPLTLGPRVLRTETAPVVALTLLQHHFGDM, translated from the coding sequence ATGTCGGACACGCTGACCGCCGCCGACTGGCAGGCCCGACACGGTAAAATGCCCCGTCTCTATGTGCCTGCCGAGCTGTTGGCGGGCACGACGCTAGCGCTGCCCGACGGCCCGGCCAAGCACGTGACTCGCGTGCTGCGTATGGGCGAAGGCGCGCCGCTGATCGTATTCGACGGCCGTGGCCAAGAAGCAGGCGTGCGGTTAGCCGAGGTGAGCCGCAAGCAGACGACCGTGACCGTGGAAGCGGTATGGGCGGGTAGCGGCGAGTCACCGCTGGCGGTGCATCTTGGGCAAGCGATTTCCAAGGGCGATCGCATGGATTACGCCATTCAAAAAGCCGTCGAACTCGGCGTGGCGGCGATTACCCCGCTCTATACCGAGCGGGGCGATGTACGTTTGAAAGGCGACCGTGAAGAAAAGAAGCTGGCGCATTGGCAGGCCGTGGCGGCCAGCGCCTGCGAGCAGAGCGGCCGGGCGGTAGTGCCACCCGTGCACCCCCCGCAGACGTTAGGCGAGTGGCTGGCCGAGCGCCAGGAGCCCCTGCGCTTGATGCTGCACCTAGCGACGGGTAATGGCTTTGCTCAGTCAGAGTGCCCGGCGTCTGCCGCGCTGCTGATCGGCCCGGAGGGCGGCTTGAGCGAGGCAGATATTCAGGCCGCGACCGCCAGCCACTTTATGCCTCTGACGCTGGGCCCGCGTGTGCTGCGTACGGAAACGGCCCCTGTCGTTGCGCTAACGCTTCTACAGCATCACTTCGGCGATATGTAA
- a CDS encoding YqgE/AlgH family protein, with protein MQSLKHHFLMAMPHLEDPNFAGSLIYLCDHDHNGCMGVIVNRPMEITLDALFEQLSLGGDDSPYRNAPVYYGGPMHKDRGFILHVGDSQAWDSSVQVEDGIALTTSMDILQALADGNGPEHFLVCLGCAGWDVGQLEDELKENAWLTVEGHSNVLFDTPPAERLAAAAGILGVDLNLMTRNAGHA; from the coding sequence ATGCAAAGTTTAAAACACCACTTTTTGATGGCGATGCCCCACTTGGAAGACCCCAACTTCGCGGGCAGCCTGATTTATCTATGTGATCACGACCACAACGGCTGCATGGGCGTGATCGTCAATCGCCCGATGGAAATCACCCTGGATGCGCTGTTCGAGCAGCTTTCATTGGGAGGCGACGACAGCCCCTACCGCAATGCGCCGGTCTACTACGGTGGCCCGATGCATAAAGATCGCGGCTTCATTCTCCATGTTGGCGACAGTCAGGCGTGGGACTCCAGCGTTCAGGTGGAAGACGGCATTGCCCTGACGACCTCCATGGATATCCTCCAAGCGCTTGCCGATGGTAACGGACCTGAGCACTTCTTAGTATGCTTGGGCTGTGCCGGTTGGGATGTGGGTCAATTAGAGGATGAGTTGAAAGAGAACGCCTGGCTCACCGTAGAGGGCCACAGCAACGTGCTTTTTGATACGCCACCGGCTGAACGTCTTGCGGCCGCTGCAGGTATCCTTGGGGTCGACCTAAACCTCATGACACGCAATGCAGGGCACGCGTGA
- the ruvX gene encoding Holliday junction resolvase RuvX, whose product MASNGQRLILAFDFGTRRIGVAVGNELLHSARELAPLPARDGIPDWNVVTRLIDEWQPDLFVVGLPLNMDGSESLMSTRARKFGNRLHGRYGKPCEMVDERGSTQEAKRIAHGAGHRGNYREESVDGIAAVLILEGWFAHQEGLPGGRTTH is encoded by the coding sequence ATGGCAAGTAACGGGCAGCGTCTGATCTTGGCATTTGATTTTGGAACGCGGCGCATCGGCGTGGCCGTGGGCAACGAGCTGCTTCACAGTGCGCGGGAGCTGGCGCCGCTGCCTGCGCGTGACGGTATACCCGACTGGAACGTGGTCACGCGCCTCATCGACGAGTGGCAGCCCGATCTGTTCGTCGTCGGCTTGCCGCTCAATATGGATGGCAGCGAGTCGCTCATGAGCACGCGGGCGCGCAAGTTCGGCAACCGTTTGCATGGTCGCTACGGCAAACCATGCGAAATGGTCGATGAGCGTGGTTCCACCCAAGAAGCCAAGCGAATTGCCCACGGGGCGGGGCACCGAGGGAATTACCGAGAAGAGAGCGTGGATGGCATTGCGGCGGTGCTGATTTTGGAAGGCTGGTTCGCCCACCAGGAAGGCCTTCCCGGCGGGCGCACGACACATTAA